One part of the Arachidicoccus terrestris genome encodes these proteins:
- a CDS encoding glycoside hydrolase family 2 protein, giving the protein MNHLTCSIYLQRQPFGRKQKKGNCLTCLSLLLMALLMIIADAPAQAQLVMEPLQKFNTGWEFTALAFTHADGQKTGVKRGLGKDWSDQFNVQVVNKEDTDYKDSSTNFDQERARLKAAKWQKVILPHTAFIEPVPIETPTEGYAYYRKTFTVPSKLKGKIIQLAFDGVMQIADVWINGRFVKRHQGGYLPFTLDLTDRLNYGKKNTIFIKVDNRASPLIPPGKPVTKLDFIYYSGIYRDTWLHITDPLHITIATAIHTTGGGGVFIHYEGLERAGEHRGRIKIRTNIQNQDRRARTFRIVQRLVDQKGRQAGRWQTPMQQLPAGTDSTFVQNVLVEHPHLWSLEDPYRYTLVTSIMQNGVTIHQVRTRIGLRTIRITKEKGLLINDQPVRLMGSNRHMNYPWIGNALSDNANIRDAVLVKRAGINALRLGHYPQDPSFYDACDSLGILLIDCIPGWQFFNKAASFKALVMRDIREMIRRDRNHPAVFLWEVSLNEAYPPKEFRVAQSAVAHREWQDSTDFYTSGDSYFTKAAWDVPYDDWNGDPGARNNTTYPDHPFLVREYGDYEFGGGESSSRKSRAAGEKALLQQAWNLQWEHNRNQVYYPRCIGDMTWAFFDGMAGLTNIVEYWGMADLYRIPKFSYYFFQSQKRKPNPMVYIANYWEKGPNNKRKVIVYSNGDSVRLSVNGRQIATQGPDRGPDRPYGTDLEKGGHPFTGGDASHLASPPFTFRAVPFQAGELKAEGIQRGKVVAISNVYTPGKPVRIQLSVADQGVPLQADGADAVFIHATLMDAAGHPVFSADSASSRLIQFSVHGSARIVSPELSATQAGIATILLQSTGKRGEIEIEATAEGLKGDCIKFPLN; this is encoded by the coding sequence ATGAACCACTTGACATGTAGCATTTATTTACAACGACAACCCTTTGGGCGAAAGCAGAAGAAAGGTAATTGCCTGACTTGTTTGTCACTACTGCTAATGGCATTATTAATGATTATTGCAGATGCGCCTGCACAGGCGCAATTGGTAATGGAGCCACTGCAGAAATTTAATACAGGTTGGGAATTTACAGCTTTGGCATTTACACATGCCGATGGGCAAAAAACTGGCGTTAAAAGGGGACTAGGCAAGGATTGGTCCGACCAGTTCAATGTCCAGGTTGTTAACAAGGAAGATACGGACTATAAGGATTCCAGTACAAATTTTGATCAGGAGCGCGCTCGTCTGAAAGCGGCCAAATGGCAAAAAGTGATATTGCCGCATACTGCTTTTATTGAACCTGTTCCTATTGAAACGCCCACAGAAGGATATGCTTATTATAGAAAAACGTTTACTGTTCCCTCCAAATTAAAGGGCAAAATTATCCAGTTAGCCTTCGATGGTGTCATGCAGATAGCAGATGTCTGGATAAATGGCAGGTTTGTAAAGCGTCACCAGGGCGGCTATTTGCCTTTCACTTTAGATCTGACGGATAGATTAAACTATGGGAAAAAGAATACGATTTTTATCAAAGTGGACAACCGGGCTAGTCCGTTGATTCCTCCGGGCAAGCCGGTGACAAAGCTGGACTTTATCTATTATTCCGGGATTTACAGGGACACCTGGTTGCATATCACTGATCCATTGCATATTACAATTGCTACTGCCATCCATACGACCGGCGGTGGTGGTGTATTTATACATTACGAAGGCTTGGAAAGAGCAGGTGAGCACCGTGGGCGGATAAAGATCAGGACGAATATCCAAAATCAGGATCGCCGCGCCAGGACTTTCCGGATCGTTCAGCGACTGGTAGACCAAAAGGGACGACAAGCCGGCCGGTGGCAAACACCTATGCAACAGCTACCGGCAGGTACCGACAGCACTTTTGTGCAGAACGTGCTTGTAGAGCATCCGCATCTTTGGAGCCTGGAAGATCCTTACCGCTACACGTTGGTTACGTCCATTATGCAAAACGGAGTAACCATTCATCAAGTCCGGACCAGAATCGGACTGCGTACCATCCGGATCACCAAAGAAAAAGGGTTGCTGATCAATGACCAGCCGGTCCGCCTAATGGGCTCTAACCGGCACATGAACTATCCCTGGATCGGCAATGCGCTTTCGGATAACGCCAACATAAGAGATGCGGTACTGGTAAAGAGAGCGGGTATTAATGCACTGAGACTGGGACACTATCCGCAAGATCCGTCCTTTTATGACGCCTGTGACAGTTTAGGTATTTTGTTGATCGACTGTATTCCCGGGTGGCAGTTTTTCAACAAGGCCGCTTCATTTAAAGCACTCGTTATGCGCGATATCAGAGAAATGATCCGCCGGGACCGCAATCACCCTGCTGTCTTCCTTTGGGAAGTCAGCCTGAATGAAGCCTACCCGCCCAAGGAATTTCGCGTGGCGCAATCAGCGGTGGCTCACAGAGAGTGGCAGGACAGCACAGACTTTTATACCAGTGGCGATTCTTATTTTACTAAGGCGGCCTGGGACGTGCCCTATGATGACTGGAATGGAGATCCTGGTGCCAGAAACAACACAACCTATCCTGATCATCCGTTTTTGGTCAGGGAATATGGAGACTATGAATTCGGTGGTGGAGAGAGCTCCTCCAGAAAATCCAGGGCAGCGGGAGAAAAGGCGTTATTGCAACAAGCCTGGAATCTGCAATGGGAGCATAACCGCAATCAAGTCTACTATCCCAGATGTATCGGCGATATGACCTGGGCGTTTTTTGACGGTATGGCAGGACTGACCAATATTGTTGAGTACTGGGGTATGGCAGATTTATACAGGATTCCCAAGTTTTCCTATTATTTTTTCCAAAGCCAGAAGAGAAAGCCTAATCCCATGGTGTATATAGCCAATTACTGGGAAAAAGGGCCAAATAATAAGCGTAAAGTCATCGTGTATAGCAATGGGGATTCTGTCCGGTTATCGGTGAATGGCAGGCAGATAGCTACCCAAGGGCCGGACCGGGGGCCCGACAGACCTTATGGCACCGATCTGGAAAAGGGCGGGCATCCATTTACTGGCGGAGACGCCAGTCATCTGGCCTCACCGCCGTTTACTTTTAGGGCCGTTCCCTTTCAGGCGGGAGAATTAAAGGCGGAAGGCATACAGCGAGGAAAGGTTGTTGCCATCAGCAATGTATATACACCTGGAAAGCCGGTCCGTATCCAATTATCAGTAGCGGATCAGGGCGTTCCGCTACAAGCCGATGGAGCAGACGCCGTATTTATTCATGCGACGCTGATGGATGCTGCCGGCCACCCGGTATTCAGCGCTGATTCTGCCAGCAGTAGGTTGATTCAGTTTTCAGTTCACGGAAGTGCCCGTATCGTGAGTCCGGAATTGAGCGCGACCCAGGCAGGCATTGCCACGATACTATTGCAATCAACGGGAAAACGGGGTGAAATTGAGATCGAAGCAACCGCAGAAGGACTTAAAGGAGACTGCATAAAGTTTCCTTTAAATTGA
- a CDS encoding endonuclease/exonuclease/phosphatase family protein: MQRIYQRTMLLAVLVFSIAFISHAQKTTPVKNIQLKVMTFNTHHCNPPGDAQLIDVNGVANAIKRAAPDLVALQEIDVNVKRSGNIDEAAQIAARAGFKYYYFAKTLDLEGGQYGIAILSKFPLSGTATHQLPSIESLKGEPRVLATAVVHLPGGKKLTFASTHLDAYHKENRLLQIKEINQIAAGLNMPFIIGGDFNAHEQSEVIKTLDQQMTRTCENCPPTFDEGDASGAIDYVAYRPASKFKVLSQKVLNTVKASDHFPVMAVLQLHF, from the coding sequence ATGCAAAGAATATATCAAAGGACAATGCTTCTGGCAGTGCTGGTTTTTTCTATAGCATTTATCAGCCATGCGCAGAAAACGACTCCGGTAAAGAACATACAACTAAAAGTGATGACTTTCAATACACATCACTGTAATCCACCCGGTGATGCGCAGCTGATCGACGTGAACGGCGTTGCAAATGCGATTAAGCGCGCTGCGCCGGATCTGGTTGCTCTGCAGGAGATTGACGTGAACGTTAAACGTAGCGGTAATATTGATGAGGCGGCTCAAATTGCGGCTAGAGCTGGGTTTAAATATTATTATTTTGCCAAAACACTGGATCTTGAAGGAGGTCAATATGGCATTGCCATTCTTTCTAAGTTCCCTTTATCGGGTACGGCGACCCATCAACTTCCATCCATTGAAAGTTTAAAAGGAGAACCACGTGTATTGGCCACTGCAGTGGTGCACCTGCCTGGTGGAAAGAAACTGACATTTGCCAGCACTCACCTGGATGCCTATCATAAGGAAAACAGGCTATTGCAAATAAAAGAGATCAATCAAATTGCGGCTGGTTTGAACATGCCATTTATCATTGGAGGCGATTTTAATGCCCATGAACAAAGTGAGGTAATAAAAACGCTAGACCAGCAAATGACAAGAACTTGCGAAAACTGTCCTCCCACTTTCGACGAAGGCGATGCATCGGGTGCGATTGACTATGTAGCCTATAGACCTGCAAGTAAATTTAAAGTGTTGTCTCAGAAGGTATTAAATACAGTGAAAGCTTCCGATCACTTTCCGGTGATGGCTGTATTGCAGCTGCATTTCTAA
- a CDS encoding glycoside hydrolase family 16 protein has product MRKFLLGLVCIAFYCPGCKTSSQTTAKSRLYIQKEGRIHKKWKLVWKDDFNSSRIDSTKWTKVPAGSSAWNKHMTSDERCYRIEDSKLALIGINNPDTSVDKRRFLTGGIYSKGKFAFQYGKIEIRAKLETARGAWPAMWMLAETNKYGPYPRNGEIDIMEHLNSDSIIYQTIHSYYTLDLKQDKKPPHYGTAIYKEDEYNIFGLMWYPDKIVYLLNGKETFTYPRVAGVDPSQWPFDQPFYILIDQQLGGSWVGEVAPEDLPVKMLVDWVKVYQ; this is encoded by the coding sequence ATGCGCAAATTTTTATTAGGGCTGGTATGTATCGCTTTTTATTGTCCGGGCTGCAAGACAAGCTCCCAGACAACAGCGAAAAGCCGGCTTTATATTCAAAAAGAAGGAAGGATCCATAAAAAATGGAAGTTAGTCTGGAAAGATGATTTTAATAGTTCCAGGATAGATTCAACGAAATGGACAAAGGTGCCGGCAGGCAGCAGCGCCTGGAATAAACATATGACCAGCGATGAAAGATGTTATCGTATTGAAGATAGCAAGCTGGCCTTAATCGGCATTAACAACCCAGACACTTCTGTTGACAAGCGCCGTTTTTTAACCGGTGGCATCTATAGTAAGGGAAAGTTCGCGTTTCAGTATGGGAAAATAGAAATAAGGGCCAAACTGGAGACGGCCCGGGGCGCCTGGCCGGCTATGTGGATGCTGGCTGAGACCAATAAATATGGTCCTTACCCCAGAAATGGCGAGATCGACATAATGGAGCATTTGAACTCGGATAGTATTATTTACCAGACAATACATTCCTATTATACCCTGGATCTGAAACAGGATAAAAAACCACCACATTACGGGACTGCAATCTATAAAGAAGATGAATATAATATTTTCGGCTTAATGTGGTATCCGGATAAGATTGTCTATTTGTTAAATGGTAAAGAAACCTTTACCTACCCACGGGTGGCCGGTGTGGATCCTTCTCAATGGCCCTTTGACCAGCCTTTCTATATACTGATTGATCAGCAACTGGGTGGTTCCTGGGTAGGAGAGGTAGCGCCTGAAGACCTGCCTGTTAAAATGCTGGTTGATTGGGTAAAAGTGTATCAATAG
- a CDS encoding DUF2200 domain-containing protein yields MNNTERIYKMSFAGVYPMYIQKAEKKGRTKAEVDEIICWLTGYSEKGLKAQLALKSNFEDFFANAPRLNPNVGKITGVICGYRVEDIEDPLVQKVRYLDKLIDELAKGKSMEKILRKP; encoded by the coding sequence ATGAATAATACTGAAAGAATTTACAAGATGAGTTTTGCCGGCGTCTACCCCATGTATATTCAAAAGGCAGAAAAAAAAGGCCGTACGAAAGCCGAAGTAGACGAAATTATATGCTGGTTAACAGGCTATAGCGAAAAAGGATTAAAGGCGCAATTGGCACTTAAAAGTAATTTTGAGGATTTCTTTGCAAATGCGCCCAGATTGAACCCCAATGTGGGCAAGATCACAGGGGTCATCTGTGGCTACAGAGTGGAAGACATCGAGGATCCGCTGGTGCAAAAAGTCCGTTATCTGGATAAACTGATTGATGAGCTCGCTAAAGGCAAATCCATGGAAAAGATCCTGAGAAAACCCTAG
- a CDS encoding lipocalin family protein codes for MKNKFLVGSALAIGGLILLRPFKNKPRKAEPIKDFDLNKYLGNWYEIARFDHGFEKQLDNVMAQYRLNDDDTIKVINSGYHIQKEKWEKAEGVAKFRGDKNIGALKVSFFGGIYEGYNVLAVDDDYNHALVAGRNLNYLWILSRQKILPQRIKDKYTKLAELIGYNLKNLIWVNHDAVSPFDQEIT; via the coding sequence ATGAAAAATAAATTCCTTGTTGGAAGTGCACTCGCAATAGGTGGGCTAATTCTGTTAAGACCATTTAAAAATAAGCCGAGAAAGGCAGAACCTATCAAAGATTTTGACCTCAATAAATACTTGGGCAACTGGTACGAAATCGCCCGATTTGATCACGGGTTTGAGAAACAGCTGGATAATGTGATGGCCCAATATCGTTTAAACGACGACGACACTATCAAGGTCATCAATAGCGGTTATCACATACAAAAGGAAAAATGGGAAAAGGCGGAAGGAGTCGCCAAATTCAGGGGCGATAAAAATATCGGCGCGCTCAAGGTCAGCTTTTTCGGCGGTATATATGAAGGGTATAATGTACTCGCGGTAGATGATGATTATAATCACGCATTGGTAGCAGGCAGAAACCTGAACTATTTATGGATATTATCCAGGCAAAAGATACTACCGCAGCGCATAAAAGACAAGTACACCAAGCTGGCAGAACTTATCGGCTACAATCTCAAGAATCTGATATGGGTCAATCATGATGCAGTCAGTCCATTTGATCAGGAAATCACTTAA
- a CDS encoding phosphosulfolactate synthase: protein MKNFELPQLPERTVKTRENGLTMVMDKGLSLRQAADLVGASDEYIDIVKLGFGTSLITKELDKKLAFYHEAGIKTYFGGTLFEAFIVRDMFDAYRSLVSKYKMECVEVSDGSIQMPHDQKCRYINELSRDFIVLSEVGSKEEGIMIRPNLWISMMNKELECGAWKVIAEARESGTVGIYRPNGNAHVALVNKILKNVPQDKILWEAPNKSQQAWFISLLGANVNLGNIAPDDVIPLETLRIGLRGDTFQQFMPKKAAEQNSGD from the coding sequence ATGAAAAATTTTGAGTTACCCCAGTTGCCTGAAAGGACTGTAAAGACAAGAGAAAATGGTCTGACAATGGTGATGGATAAGGGACTTAGCCTGCGTCAGGCGGCTGATCTGGTAGGTGCCAGTGATGAGTATATAGATATAGTGAAGCTGGGATTTGGTACATCTCTCATTACGAAAGAACTGGATAAAAAATTAGCCTTCTATCACGAAGCAGGCATTAAGACTTATTTTGGTGGTACTTTATTCGAGGCTTTTATAGTTCGGGATATGTTCGATGCATACCGAAGTTTGGTTAGTAAATATAAAATGGAATGCGTGGAGGTGTCTGATGGCTCTATACAAATGCCCCATGACCAAAAATGCCGCTATATCAATGAATTATCCAGAGATTTTATCGTATTATCTGAAGTTGGCTCAAAGGAAGAAGGTATTATGATCCGGCCGAACTTGTGGATTTCTATGATGAATAAGGAATTGGAATGTGGTGCCTGGAAGGTGATTGCCGAGGCCAGAGAAAGCGGCACTGTAGGTATTTACCGGCCTAATGGTAATGCACACGTTGCTTTGGTTAATAAAATACTGAAAAATGTACCACAGGACAAAATTCTCTGGGAGGCGCCTAACAAATCGCAGCAGGCCTGGTTTATCAGTTTGCTTGGCGCAAATGTAAATTTAGGGAATATTGCACCGGATGATGTTATTCCTTTAGAGACACTGCGTATCGGATTAAGGGGAGATACTTTTCAGCAATTTATGCCTAAAAAGGCAGCTGAACAAAACTCCGGTGATTAA
- a CDS encoding glycosyl hydrolase 115 family protein, producing the protein MMKCKCINGLNKVMRRAVRILGRGHNGAGDARFVIGFIAAVMLLGTAGYSQVTLTSKASDNKGAGMFNLSGAKILEDPRDPVAVNTYVRLFAKDIQNVTGKAPGINRSLAKADNLVIAGTIEANRWIKALIAAGKINVDSIKGAWERYGIFLVKNPFRHVGQALVIAGSDRRAVAFGLFSISKVIGVSPWYFWADVPVKKRSDVVLSVSNFTSPAPSVKYRGVFINDEDWGLRPWARDTYEKELHNIGPKTYRQVFELLLRLNANYLCPAMHPGSSAFNKYPENKVIADSFGIVMGSTHPEPLLFNNASEWDKKTMGEWDYKTNRTGIMRVLDKRVKENSPYENVYTLALRGLHDKEMQGDYPMSERLKLVEEALNDQRSILKKYIDTPLADIPQIFVPYKEVLDIYNAGLKLPDEVTLVWPDDNYGYLKQLSNEKERLRSGHSGVYYHASYLGRPHDYLWLASTPPNLMYEELHKAYATGADRYWLLNAGDIKSCEAPVTQFLSMAYQLDSFSFSSAPEFQAEWLSDIYGKEYFQQLARITKTYNRLAFSRKPESMAWGFEWNSNRHAREIPAETEYSFDNYNEAQDRISDYLKIQNDAKKIYDGLPEAYKPSFYELVLYPVTGASLMNRMWLKAQQQRDCYYEHNSAANRLKKEVDVIHDSLKAITDGYNRLLNGKWNHVISLVNGVTASYFEKPKLKTLKLPGNGQLKVKAEGSGTTGVNGYTNMLPTFDKLAAKTHYFDLYNTGSKVLSWTARANAPWVKLSRRSGKVQDQQRVEVAVDWNQLKESGRKTAIIDIVMDGGHQQVLVAANNPAISCDSLQGLYVEENGVVSIPAAGFSRKVESYGVEMQLVNDLGYTDTSVMMGSPVLPVINSRYTKAPNLQYDFYTFHRGMVKVYTYVLPTFPLSSNRDFGFHEANTSQTTYGVTIDDGIVDYPSSSSPEYSQNWATNVERNAAINVSTLYIDRPGKHTLKIITGDPGIIVQKIVIDLGGLKPSYMGPQPTTVSCDNSGTKGK; encoded by the coding sequence ATGATGAAGTGTAAGTGTATTAATGGCCTGAACAAAGTAATGCGGCGCGCTGTCAGGATACTGGGAAGGGGGCATAATGGCGCCGGTGATGCAAGATTTGTTATAGGTTTTATTGCGGCAGTGATGCTGCTCGGAACTGCCGGTTATAGCCAGGTTACCCTGACATCGAAGGCCTCAGATAATAAGGGGGCGGGCATGTTCAATTTATCCGGTGCCAAGATATTGGAGGATCCTCGTGATCCGGTGGCTGTCAATACCTACGTCAGATTATTTGCAAAAGACATTCAGAATGTTACTGGAAAGGCACCGGGTATCAACCGCAGCCTGGCAAAAGCGGACAATCTGGTGATTGCCGGGACCATTGAAGCAAACCGGTGGATTAAAGCATTGATTGCTGCTGGAAAGATAAATGTGGATTCGATTAAGGGCGCATGGGAACGTTACGGGATTTTTCTGGTGAAAAATCCTTTTCGCCATGTGGGGCAGGCGCTGGTCATTGCTGGGAGTGACCGGCGGGCCGTTGCTTTCGGCCTTTTCAGTATCTCAAAAGTGATCGGCGTCTCGCCCTGGTATTTTTGGGCAGATGTGCCGGTTAAAAAAAGATCGGATGTTGTCCTGTCTGTCAGCAATTTTACTTCTCCCGCCCCTTCGGTTAAATACAGAGGGGTGTTTATTAATGATGAAGATTGGGGCCTTAGACCCTGGGCACGGGATACCTATGAAAAAGAGCTTCATAATATTGGTCCGAAGACCTATAGGCAGGTCTTTGAGCTTCTGCTGAGACTCAACGCCAACTACCTGTGTCCGGCAATGCATCCAGGTTCCAGTGCATTTAATAAGTATCCGGAGAATAAAGTGATTGCCGATAGCTTCGGGATCGTCATGGGGTCTACGCATCCGGAACCTTTATTGTTCAATAATGCCAGCGAATGGGACAAGAAAACGATGGGCGAATGGGATTATAAGACCAATCGTACCGGAATTATGCGCGTGCTGGATAAACGGGTGAAAGAAAATTCTCCATATGAAAATGTCTATACCCTTGCCTTAAGAGGACTGCATGATAAGGAAATGCAGGGAGATTACCCGATGTCAGAAAGACTGAAGCTGGTGGAGGAAGCTTTAAATGACCAGCGCAGCATCCTTAAAAAATATATCGATACCCCTTTGGCAGATATACCACAGATTTTTGTACCTTATAAAGAGGTGCTGGATATCTATAATGCCGGTCTTAAGTTACCTGATGAAGTTACGCTGGTATGGCCGGATGATAACTATGGGTATTTGAAGCAGCTCAGTAATGAAAAAGAGCGCTTGCGTTCAGGACATTCGGGCGTTTATTATCACGCATCTTATTTAGGTAGACCGCATGACTACCTTTGGTTGGCGTCGACACCCCCCAATCTTATGTATGAAGAATTGCATAAGGCTTACGCCACTGGTGCAGACAGATATTGGCTTTTGAATGCGGGGGATATCAAGTCCTGTGAGGCACCGGTCACGCAATTTTTGAGTATGGCCTATCAATTGGATAGTTTTAGTTTTAGCAGTGCGCCGGAGTTTCAGGCTGAATGGTTATCCGATATATATGGTAAAGAATATTTTCAACAGCTGGCCCGTATAACTAAAACGTATAACCGGCTGGCGTTCTCCAGAAAGCCGGAATCTATGGCTTGGGGATTTGAATGGAATTCCAACAGACACGCCAGAGAGATACCTGCCGAAACGGAGTATTCTTTTGATAACTACAATGAGGCACAAGACAGGATCAGCGATTATTTAAAAATACAGAACGATGCGAAGAAGATTTATGACGGATTGCCCGAAGCTTATAAGCCGTCTTTTTACGAGCTGGTACTTTACCCGGTAACAGGGGCCAGCCTGATGAACCGGATGTGGCTCAAAGCGCAGCAACAAAGAGATTGCTATTATGAACATAACAGCGCGGCGAACCGTCTTAAAAAAGAGGTAGATGTGATCCATGACAGCCTGAAGGCCATAACAGACGGATATAATCGTCTGTTGAATGGTAAATGGAATCATGTTATTTCTTTGGTCAATGGGGTAACAGCTTCTTATTTTGAGAAACCTAAATTAAAAACACTTAAGCTTCCCGGCAACGGGCAGCTTAAGGTAAAGGCAGAAGGTTCGGGGACGACCGGTGTAAACGGTTATACTAATATGCTTCCCACTTTTGACAAGCTGGCCGCAAAGACTCATTATTTCGATTTGTATAATACCGGTTCCAAAGTGCTGTCCTGGACCGCCAGGGCGAATGCGCCCTGGGTTAAACTGAGCCGTCGCTCCGGAAAAGTGCAGGATCAGCAGCGGGTAGAAGTAGCTGTGGATTGGAACCAGTTAAAGGAATCGGGCCGGAAGACCGCGATTATTGATATTGTTATGGACGGGGGGCATCAACAGGTATTGGTGGCGGCCAATAATCCAGCTATTTCCTGCGATAGTTTACAGGGATTATATGTTGAAGAAAACGGTGTCGTATCTATACCTGCTGCAGGTTTTAGTCGTAAAGTTGAGTCTTATGGTGTTGAAATGCAATTAGTGAATGATTTAGGTTATACAGATACTTCTGTTATGATGGGCAGTCCTGTTTTGCCGGTTATAAATTCCAGATATACCAAGGCGCCGAATCTGCAGTATGATTTCTATACCTTTCACAGAGGGATGGTAAAGGTTTACACCTATGTATTACCCACTTTTCCATTAAGTTCAAACAGGGATTTTGGTTTTCATGAAGCCAATACCTCGCAAACCACTTATGGTGTAACAATTGATGATGGCATAGTTGATTATCCTTCTTCCTCTTCCCCGGAATATTCTCAGAACTGGGCGACAAATGTAGAGCGTAACGCGGCCATCAATGTCTCAACTCTTTATATTGATAGGCCCGGTAAGCACACGTTGAAAATCATTACCGGGGATCCTGGAATTATCGTGCAGAAAATTGTCATTGACCTGGGCGGGCTGAAGCCTTCCTACATGGGGCCTCAACCGACGACAGTAAGTTGCGATAATAGTGGGACTAAAGGAAAGTGA